The segment CTTAGTGAAAGTTTTGTGGCTTTCCTTGGTGATGTCAGCTGGTCATGTTTTGCCTGgttgccagttgttatgttccttctatcgGGTCACTTTGTTCACGAACACGGTTGCACGCCTATTTATCagtgggtgagttggcaaacaTTTTACTGTAAACACAGAGACCACTATCAGATgagctgtttatttacacaagccACAGAGTACTAAcgcaatgtgtgcttctccaaccaggccCTATTCTAacctactgattaacattgtagcccgcactgcacagccattgggtaatacagtcacatggtcaatctgctcacattctcttaaaggtgtattgcacctctgACCACCACAGGCAGCTTATGGAGAGattgcctcatggcagaggtcagaTGACTATGGaaagccagataggacatgtagtactgttgcaattcaaaacccaaacatcccccttttcctaaTGAACAGAAGACTCATTTGAATGCACAATCGTGTGtactgtgagttacccaagttacccactatacacCCAATGTTCTCAGACATTGACAACTGTCAGCTCTCCTCATCAGTCTCTGCACCATTGCATACACAGTCGTTAAATtgtgcaggtctcttaatggtgCGCGTCCTCATCGGCTGTGATGTTTCTTGTCCGGAGAGTGTCGTTCCCTTGTGGCACTTGTTGCCATGCTTACTGTTGTTGTTCCATTGCCATTGTTGGGGGTACATGGACCTCTGGGATTGATGGTAGTTCTGCACTCagtacagctggtgagatcccatcTTTCTGACCAGCTGACTGCCGTGATGCAACAGCTTTGATAGTTGTGCGTATATGCCTGCTGCTGCGGCAGTATATTTGGTCACTCACTTGCACTGCATACAATCGGGGTGACAATTTCTCTATGCAAGTATCAAGTTGCCACGTGAGCTGACTCCTGTTGATAGCGTTGAAGgtttgtaccctgactggctctccaatgctcagctctcgcaatggtttggcagtttgtcaaaatgaaatttagATCTCTACTGTTTCACTTTGATTTTTTCACTCATGCCTTTTACTACTTATGATATCAGTAGCTTTTCTGCTATTGGAAGAGCAGTTTGTGGTGGCATGACATTTGTCTTTGGATGAATTACTTTCCATGCCTTTAGTCGACGTGTTCCTCCACTCAAGGATTGCTTTGTATACATCTCTGCTAGACTTGTTTGATTTCTTGATGATTCTCCTGGCGATTTTCACTTCAGCCTCAGACTTTCCACTCGACTAGGGATAGTAcagtgttgaatttcccaatcctttgcgAATTGGCTGAATTCGTGAACTGAGGGctattgtcactcatcacaatgtctggaatgccataATGACTAGAcagtgctttcaggcattctatgTTTTCTCCAGTTGTCATTGATGTGAGCTGatctaactcccagtagtcagaatagtagtctacAGTGACAAGATAAGCAGTTCCTGCTACAGTGAAGAGGTCTATTCCCAGCTTCAGCAATGGTCTGTCTGGGATGCCATGTCATCAACAACCCTCTAGCTTGTTTAGTTTGGTATTCATTAAAAGCACTGCACTGGCAAATGTGGTCTTTAATTTAATAGCTCACGTTTGGCCAATAGAGTACTTCTCTTGTCTTTCTTGGACTTGATTCAATTCCTTTGGGGCTTGCATGGATGCACTTCAGCAGATCTCCTCTCATCTCTTTAGGGATGGTGACTCTATTCCTTTGCACAAGATGTCAccttgggctgtcaattcatcttgGTAGGCCCAATATGGTCTTGTGACCGTGGGTGTGTCCTTGGtgctctcaggccatcctttcatctcTACTCTTGtagcacttggagagttgcatcttgtTGGATAGTTTGCTTATTTTGAGTCCAATACTGgagggaccaaacgcagactgggtgaccgctttgcagaacaccttcggtctatcgcaaaaatgacccagacctccctgtcgcttgccagtttaacactccaccctgctctcttgcccacatgtctgtccttggcttgctgcattgtttccgtgaagcacaacgcaaactggaggaacagcacctcatcttccgactaggcactttacagccttccggactgaatattgaattcaacaactttagattttgaactccctcctccatccccaccccctctccgtttcttccccctctcttttgttttttccaataatttatatagatttttcttttcccacctatttccattatttttaaatctatatcttttatgcccttttagtcttatttcaccccacccccactagagccgtaccttgcatgtcctgccatccattcttaattagcacattcgtttagatatcaccaccttcaacacctctttgatcttttatctgtgacatcttttgatgatctgctcctatcactgcttgcttgtccctacaaccacctccccgccgacttctctccccccaaccccccaccttaaaccagcttatatttcatccctctcctatttttacttagttctgttgaagggtaatgaggactcgaaacgtcaactttgttcttctccgccgatgctgccagacctgctgagtttttccaggtaattctgtttttgctgaaATATGAAGTTTTGTAGTCTAAATTCTAGAGTGTTGCATTTTTTCAGCAGAGGAGAAAGGTGTACAGGAAACTGAACTGAATGGTTGCTCTGCTCAAGAGGCAGTTATTGTGAagagattttgtttttaaatgaacCTTTTAAATTAAACATATACTTGGGAGAAATACCTGAAGACCAAGCCTTGACCAATTCTTTAGGCTTCATAGAAATTTGCCAAATTGGTTCTTTTTACCTAGTTTTGGCCTATTCATTCAGTCATTCAAAGCACACGTTATGCAAATTGCAAATATTTAACTTGAGTTTGATATTTTTAATGTACTTCTCCAGGTTAAAACTCATAGTTGAGTAAGAGACTCTAGAGAAGAGATTCTGCACAAATCAGCATTTTTTGTAATGAGTGATGAGCAAATTGTTCGTGCAATGTTAGCTCTGCCCTATACCAAACTTAAAATGTTATCAGAAGCTGTGTATTGTTTGAGTTGCACAAGGGCAAGGAGCAACCAAATAGCTACCAAACCAGTTTTGGGTTGAGTGTGActacatttttaaaatgaaactggggggtagactaagttgggggaaatgcaagtgaaatgctgcttcacttcctcctctacattggagagaccaaatataaactgggcgaccactttgcagaacacctgtggtctgtccgcaagaatgacccaaacctccctgccgcttgccattttaacactccaccctgctctcttgcccacatgtctgtccttggcttgctgcattgttccagtgaagcacaacgcaaactggaggaacagcatctcatcttccaacttggcactttacagccttccagactgaatatcgaattcaacaacttcagatcttgaactccctcctccatccccaccccctttctgtttcttcccccttccttttgttttttctaataatttatatagatttttcttttcccacctatttccattatttttaaatcttttataccctgctagtctttccacctcacccccactagagctgtaccttgagtgccctaccatccattcttaattagcacattcgtttagttaatatcaccaccttcaacaactctgtgttcttttgttcttttgtctgtgacattttttgatgatctgctcctatcactgcttgcttgtccctataaccacaccaccccctaccccacttctctcccccaccccaccccactcccccctgccgccccccccaccccccacccccccccgcccccaccaaccttaaaccagcttatatttcacccctctccttatattcactcagttctgtggaagggtcatgaggactcaaaacgtcaactcttttcttctccgccgatgctgtcagacctgctgagtttttccaggtaattctgtttttgttaccaaaaaGTAAGTCTGTTTGTATGATAGAGAAATGGGCCACCTTACTTTCAGCTGATCTGGAACTCTCCAAAAGTCTGAAGTTTAGTTAAGTTTTGCATTTACCATTTTACTCAAGTACAGGCTAAGGTTAAATTTTCTTTCACAGTGTTAGTCGGTGGTAAACAAGCTGCCTGTTGGTGGCAGTTGGACAGTTAGGTGGCTAGTTGGGAGCCTGGCaattgtcagcaagtactgattaAGGACTTTGGAATTTTTGGTAGCAAAAGCCTCCTGCATTTATACTGACAAGTGGAGTAAGTAGCATAGAGTTCAGTTCTACAGAGTATTGCTTCTTCAGAGCACCAAACTCGGGAAATGCATTGAACCTTTAGAGTTGTTTCCTTTCTTTCATAGCACGTCAGGATGTACCTCATTTCCCTTTATGTAAATCACGTCCAGGTGATACCTCTGTAAAGAAAGTAATATTCTCTGCCGACACTTTGGAGCATGTAGTAGTGGTTTGTGAAAAATGCTTTggagtggcttgtggtcagactcTACTGCTACTTTGTCGCTGTCTAGCAGGTactgatgaaaatgctcacaagcaaaaacaatagCCAGGCATTCTTTCACGATCTGAACATAGTGTCTTTCCGTTTGCATTCATATCCCAGATGCAAATGTGACTGGTTGTTCTTGCTGCATTAGGATTGCTCCCAGACCCGTCTTGCTGGTGTCACAATGTAAGGTGACTTCATCAATGATGTCATAATGGTTCAGCACTGGTGTTGTTACCACTGGTTGTTTGATTTTAGCGAAAACTGCTTCTTGTTCTGTTCCCCAATACCATTGCACATCCTTGGCTTGCATAATGGTTCACACTCTGATGACAAATTAGGAAAACATTTTGCTAAATAGTTCACGAATCCAACAACTCATTGCACTGCTTTCATATCCATTGGTTGCTGCTACAGCTCCCACCTTGTCAGGAGGCGGGTGAAGACCTTCAGCTGTCAGTACATGACCCATGTACTTGTCTTCAGGCATCTTCAGTTGCAatattttcttgttcagcttcaggttcatctggcgATCTCCCTCGAGCAGTcatattaaattctgatcatggtcagccAAAACTTCTTCCATTATCTCCCCACATCCATGGACAAGTGGATCATCCGTTATAGCTTCCACTCCGGAAGGTCACTGACTATCTCATGCCGTCTGTCTGCTTTGATACTCTTCTGGAGTCATGAAAATGCCAAACAATGTGCACTGCCATCCGTATCTCCTAAATGGTGTCCGGAATGTAGTTAGAAAGCTGCTggtttcatccagcttcacttgccagtaaccatcTTTCACACTTACGGCAGTAAAGATCTTCGCCTTGACAAATTGAAGCAAAATTCCTTCGATGGTTGAGATCTCTTCAGCGTGTTATTTAGATCATTTAAGTCTAAGCATACTtgcagctttccaggttgtttcactgctatCCTGTTGCTCATCCAGTCTGTAGGATTTGacactttcttgattactcccttcccttccagctcttctatcttgttctttaggcttgacttgagggcagctggaactcttcttgTCAGATGCTGAACTGATCTTAAACTCTCATCTACTTCTAGATGATATTCTCCTGGTAGACATCCCAATCCTGTACTCCTCTAGAACCTGTTCACCAGTCAATGGTTTTATGTGCAGCGACATATTGTAAATCTCTATTGGTATGTTTcgggttaccagtccaagctttagacttgcttcagctgagatgagtggctgtTGTGTCCCATCTATGTTCTGTAACTTGAGATCCTCCTCCTTGTCATTGCATTGAGCTCCCAGACTAATTTGTCCTTTCAGTATGAGTATCATGCCATCATATAGCCTTAACCTTACTTTCaagggcttcatttttggatcacTATGTTGCGCCACTTTACAcaggtttttattttattcatgtgggtgtcattggctaggccagcatttattgcccattcctaattgcctttatttagagggcatttaagacatGTAGGCCtgatttccttcgctaaagggcattagtgaaccagatgggtttttacaagaatcagcaatggttttatggtcatcattagacttttaattccagatttttattgaattcaaattccgccatctgctgtggtgggatttgaacccgagttccctggagcattaccctgggtctctgagtactagtccagcaacaataccaccacaccattGCCTCCAGgaaggtcatgatgttgcatgaatcaccagtgtctatctgacacttcttgtTCATTTAATACTCTCCTGTGGTCATCATTCTAACATTAACAAACCATATATCGCCTATAGACTTAACAGAACCAACCTATTGTATCATGTATGGtgcttcatcagactcttctgctgATACCTCCCCAGTGGCCATCTGTATAGgtttgttttgcttctttctagccaaacacttGTGTGAGAAATGGTTTGGCTTCTTGCAATTAAAACTGCTTTCCCCACACTGAGGAATCCTTATTTTCCTTTGTATGATGTCCTCTGCAGTATTTGCATCTTGACCTTTGACCACGAATGTTCTGCTCTTTCAATCTGTAATGTCTCACAGCATAACATACCTCCTGGTCTATTCTGCCATACATGTGCTCTAGCTGACCTTTTACAGCCTCCGCATTTCTATATATGGTTGTATAAGTGTAAGTTTCTTTCAGTAGATTTGGTCTCACTGAGGGGTTCTTGTAGGCCTAAGACTATTCGATCTTTAATCAGGTCATCTTGTAGTCATccgaattcacatgattctgcaagctgtgttactGCGGTCACATACTGATCTATGGTCTCCTTTGCACATTGAGCTTGAGTGTTGAATACATAACATTCATAAGTAACGTTCATTCAGGGGTCAAAATGTGTgctcaaggctttcaaaatctccgtcatccattcctttgttcATTGGTTGGATTTAGAGTGAaatacaatttgtagcagtccctccccagCAGTGTTAGAAGTTTGGCTGCTCTTATTGGTtctggcttgttaattaaatctgtcTCCAGCttatagttttgccattgcaagtggaaaaactgTCAGTTTAGCCACATATTGCCTTTCTTTACTACCAGAGCAGGGATTGGAAATTGTATAACCATGTCAACTCACTTGAACATGTCAACTCATTTTACTTGCAACCTTCGGTTTGAGTTTGCTTTTCCTTGTCCTCTTTTAGCAGTTTTTGGAAAATTTGAACGTTCCTGTGTACCTTTCTGAGCTGTGATTTCTCTGCAGCATTTTCAGGGTTTCAGAACTCTTTTTAATCCCTTGACTGACACCATGTTTGGAGTTCATTGATTGTGATGCTTTCTCATTGTATGGCTTTATTGAGCTGATCTAAAATGGGAGCTAACAGAAAGattgcctcatggcagaggtcacctgACTACGGCAATCCAGGTAGGATGTGTAGTACTGTTGCATCTCAAAACCCAAGCATCCCCCTTTCATAACAAAAGATCCAAACAATCATTGTTGCAGTTTGAAGTAAGCAATGAACCATGACATTTCACAAACTGGCTCGTCTAGCTTCACTGCACAACTTCAATGATTGGAGCCTGAATGTTTTTAAATCTGTGTGAATTCACTTTGTTTTCATATGCAATACTTAAATGGAACTCATTCCCAAAGCTGCACCATGCAGAAAACAAACATTTACACAGTGCTGTGGCATTACCCACCTGTCAATCTAGACCCCTTGATCATTATGCTTTTGTAAGTAATGATATTGGAAAGACAAAGTACAGTATTTGGGAAATGTGTACAATCGAATGTGTAGTTATTCTTCAGGTTTGACAGTAAATGATGAATTGCATCTTTTGTGGCAACTTGTTCTCATATTAATTTGGACTAATTTTTTTGTACCTTTCTTTTCACAGATGATCAAAAACAAAGTAGTGATTTTACTGTGCGTGTTCACTTTAACTTTTACATTTTTGCTATTTGTCTTTCACCTGGACACGTTAAATATTAATAAGCCAAATAAAAGATTGATCTCAAAGGAAAAAGGCAAATTTCTACTTATCCCACAATCAAACTGTGATGACGACCCTCCCTTCCTTGTTTGCCTGGTGACTGTCTCACATTCGCAATGGAAACAGCGCAATGCCATCCGGCAGACCTGGGGCAGAGATCAGCGCAAGGATGGGAAAAGGACGGTCGCCTATTTCCTCCTAGGGTACGATACGAGATACCAATCCATGATCTTAAACGAAAGCCTTAATTATGGGGACATAATCCAGAAAAACTTCATTGACACATATTACAATTTAACACTGAAAGTGCTGATGGGAATTCAGTGGGTTCACAAATTCTGCCCATCCGTGTCCTTCGTGATGAAAACCGACTCTGATATGTTTGTAAATACTTATTACCTGACTGAACTTCTGTCGGAAAAGAACCAGACTCACTTCTACACGGGGTTTATCAAGGCTAAGGAGAAGCCTATCAGGTATCATATGAGCAAGTGGTACTTGACAAAGGAAGAGTATCCTCAGAGCACCCTGCCGACTTTTTGTTCAGGAACGGGATATGTTTTCTCGGGTGACCTTGCTGAGAAAATCATCGCTGTTTCAAAGCACATTCCCATCCTAAAGCTGGAAGATGTCTACCTTGGGCTGTGTCTTCAAAAGCTGAATGTAACTCCAGTGGAGCTGCACCCAAGTAAGCCTTTTCATACCAGAAAAGTGGAGTTCTCCATCTGTAACTTTCACAAACTGGTGACTTCTCATGGAGTCAGCCCAGCTGAGTTGTTGATCTACTGGAGAACACTGGCAGAGAACAGCAAAGAGGAATGTTGGAAAAAAATGAAAGAGTTTCTATGGTCATGATTTAAACAATGTGAGGGCAAATCGAACCCCCCAAAACAAATATGCTTTTAAAACAGAGTTGTGAGCCCCACTTAAAAATCATCGTGGCTTATCAATGTGAAACCCCATTTCTTTTCCTTGCCATGGCTGCCATTTTGAAGCAGGACTCCAAACAGCTACTCTAGCCTGTCACGCATTTAATAAGGAATGTAAATTTGAATATATCACTTTTAAAAGCGAAAGTTAAGAAATTAATGGTGCTGATGTTAGTGAACAAAAAGCTTAACACATTGTATGCCGATCTTCTATTATTGAGCGCATGCAGTAATAGGGATATTTTAAATGGGGTAAGATTAACAAACTCACATACCTGATGGGGAACTTAAAATTTTAAGCTTATAATCCCAAATTAGCATTATGAAATGGCATCTTGACATAAAAACTTGATATGAAAATGGCTGTTAACTTGAATTAGTGCCAATATGTATAAAGTAACTAAGATGACCTGCAGCCTGTGAAAATTGGGAAGCAGCCAGAATAGCCAGCTAGCTAGCTGTCTAGTATCTAAAGCCTTTGAATGAGACCTGAATAAACTGAGGTCACTTCTCAGATAACAAGGGGTCTCTCGCCAAAACAATGAACAATGAAAGGCGTTTTGAAACTCTTCCGAATTTCTTAAACAGACACATTGCCCAGGATTTAACGGCCTCTCCTcggcccactccctcccccaccctaccccggTAGAAGCGGCGAGCCAGTTAAaactccattcagtttggcgggaccataatatcccaacAGACGGGAGGAGCCATAAAACCCTGCGATAAAAGAAGTCAGTCGGCCATTTTTTATATCTCAGCCAAACTGACTTTAAAACGCATACTAATAGCTGACACAAGTCAGTCAGCAGTCAGCCATCTTTAGACACAAGGCGTTGAgttcctttgttgaattctccCTCCCTGGATTTTGAAACAGAGACACATCAAAATCAAATATAACCATATTGGATTTGTGAGTATAATTTTCTATCAATGCTTGTTTGAAGATCCAAGGTTTgctgataagaccataagacataggagcagaaattaggccattcagcccatcgagtctgctctgccattcaatcatggctgataagtttctcaaccccattctcccgccttctccccgtaacctttgatccccttactaatcaagaacctatctatctcagtcttaaatacactcaatgacctggcctccacagccttctgtggtaatgaattccataaattcaccactctctggctaaagaagtttctccttatctctgctctaaaaggtcttccctttactctgaggctgtgcccttgggtcctagactctcctactaatggaaacatcttccccacgtccacactatccaggcctttcagtatcttGTAAGTTTCAATTGGAACTAAATAATAAGTTGGAATTAAATACTGCATGTATCCTTATAACACTATTAATATGTTTTGATTAGCTTTAGTTATGATCTATAATCTCATTTATAAACTGTAATCTATAACTGGCTTCAATAAAAGACATGTATTTTTGAAGCATGCAAGGTGTGCCTAAAATATATATTATCTTGAGAATCCACATATTCACAGAGCTCTAAGGGTCTGAGTTAGACTCTTACGGGCTAGTATTGGTAAACTGTCAAAGAAGTTTGGTCTACTAGTCTATATGCCCCAATGTATGTCCCATCCTAAGATAACTATGTGAATTTGAAGACTCCTGGGGAGAGGACTTTTTATTTGAGGACCCAGTCTAAGACTATGTTCCTTTAATGCTTAGAAATCTCTCCCCATTGAGATCTCCTAGTTAAGCTAGCAATAAGTTTGAGGGAATAGGATTATCTTGCTGGGGAGTAAAGATAGTAGAACCATCAATATCGATATTAAAATAAGAAACGAATTTCATTCCAACGTGCATACTCTCATCCTAatacactgtaacctctccaaTCTGGAAAACCATTGTTTGAAAAGAACAGTTGcctcttcagcatttgtgactGGTGACACTGTACTCCTGAAGGGGTCAAGTGCTGAAGCCTGACAAAGgagcaggtgcatttaaagtttcacggctacGTCTTCATgacatgatcctgatcacagagcgcaagcgagctgccctcagccaggcaggagtcagacattcacagaggctactTGAATATCTATgggctgtcctcactgcatgtcaccatcaaactcctggaatctagtgaccattaaagcctccactgcatctccatgacaggagccttattacaaagtggggggggttgggcgggagtgggcgctggcaggcatgcagccaattGCCGCCCGCTTTCAGCTGCTCGCTGCtattttacttgggcgggccaattgaagcccgcccagcatgacatgcacccggaagcgctcagcaCTCCCCGTGCGCCTGTGCcggcggggggagtaggctgagtcggggcctacaCTCTTTTCGCATGCGCGCAAtagagcgcagaaatcttcctgaggtacagagctacctcagggagatcagtttgatatttaaaaacttaaataaaggaaaaaaaaatattaagacatgttccctcaagggacagtgtcacatgagctgggacatgcctatGAATTcttttgaaaatttttattaaagtttagaaaccttcatgaaacctcataccaCCCGTGGGTGAGATTTCACAAtaagtgcaaaggccgcctgggctcttcgcctgccctccaactttaaggttggacgggcagttcagttaattattttaattgctgtttaaccggccttaacaggcctttgacagttcggcgggcatgcagctgactccagtgcacgcccaccaaactgaagatctgaatgacgtgcggtaacatcaggatgcacaccccacgtcaccgcgcatcattttacgtgtcggcaagtgggccccgcccccgctcaccaacccGAAGATTTTGGACAAAGGGTTTGTGCAATGCCATCagctagactggagtcaaacattcaccgatgcaaagtgaggatctatggtgtctccacACTGAATGTCATCACCATCCCCCACGAAtttagcagctatgaaggcctcccgagcgcacctgccttgtctggccagtgcgatggcttcATCGTCAGCccttgcacccctccccccagcaaTCCACCTcaacagcactgcactgtcagccggCCATGAAAAAGCAACATGCCTATGTCTTCGCCTGAATGCgcggcacctcaaccttgaagtccaacgggCGACGCTCACGAGCGctgtgcaacgttactgtgcactcacctgcgagctcccctcaaagtgcagctcatcAGCTGCTATGTTATGAATGCTGTTGCAAAACACGTCAGTATGCAATCACGCTGACTTGCTCGGTTGATCCAgttgggcgggggtgggagggggatgattccagcgagctgggtttataatgatatgcagatgcattacaatgaagttcccgatgtccagcaccaggaaatgcagcctgccattgacggccAGTTGCAAACGTGCTTCACGAAAGCCTGAATCTGATGTGAAGCGTGGCCTTCCTGTTATATGGGTTGCTCATACCATCGAGCACGCTCGCCACCAATGGGAGCAGACAATTCCACCCAACGTGTTGCGAGGCCATATGAGTATTACCGAGG is part of the Carcharodon carcharias isolate sCarCar2 chromosome 18, sCarCar2.pri, whole genome shotgun sequence genome and harbors:
- the LOC121290833 gene encoding beta-1,3-galactosyltransferase 5-like, with the protein product MIKNKVVILLCVFTLTFTFLLFVFHLDTLNINKPNKRLISKEKGKFLLIPQSNCDDDPPFLVCLVTVSHSQWKQRNAIRQTWGRDQRKDGKRTVAYFLLGYDTRYQSMILNESLNYGDIIQKNFIDTYYNLTLKVLMGIQWVHKFCPSVSFVMKTDSDMFVNTYYLTELLSEKNQTHFYTGFIKAKEKPIRYHMSKWYLTKEEYPQSTLPTFCSGTGYVFSGDLAEKIIAVSKHIPILKLEDVYLGLCLQKLNVTPVELHPSKPFHTRKVEFSICNFHKLVTSHGVSPAELLIYWRTLAENSKEECWKKMKEFLWS